The DNA region ACCATCATAACCATTATCTAATAAGTCTTTAACAATTTGCTTAACAGACGCTTGTCCTTCTCCCGGAAGAGTATACTCTATTTGTTTTTTTACTGCATTGTAGCGACAATCTTTGATATGAACATAAGAAACATGATCTTTAACATGAGAATAGAATTCCCAGGTGATATTCTTATTCACATCCTTATTTTTAAAATCCTGTATCTCAGAAAGAGCAACTACAAGGGGATTCCCAGTATCATAAACTAGACTTAAACCTGGTACATTATGTATAAGTTTCATGGTGTTTTGCCAGTTTAGACCACCGTAAGTCATGCAATTTTCATGCACGGGTAAGATTCCTTCCTCATTAAACATTTTACAAATAATCCTAAGACGGCGAAATATTTCTTCTTCTCTTTGCTCAGGCAAGATATTTCCTTCCTGATCCTTTAAGGGAGCATAACTCATAATTCTTACCATTTTGACCTGTAATTTTTTCATTCT from Candidatus Atribacteria bacterium includes:
- a CDS encoding sugar phosphate isomerase/epimerase; the encoded protein is MYLSGFADEAADDIENQIKVTKELGWNYIEARQVNQQNITTLSEEDFDFICQKLKKEEVKINCFASTIANWQKTIDSPLQEDLKEVRQAIPRMKKLQVKMVRIMSYAPLKDQEGNILPEQREEEIFRRLRIICKMFNEEGILPVHENCMTYGGLNWQNTMKLIHNVPGLSLVYDTGNPLVVALSEIQDFKNKDVNKNITWEFYSHVKDHVSYVHIKDCRYNAVKKQIEYTLPGEGQASVKQIVKDLLDNGYDGGFSIEPHMAVVFHDPKVRSGTQERLENYIKYGRHFMKLLGEIKHEESKKIIE